A genomic segment from Stenotrophomonas maltophilia encodes:
- a CDS encoding cob(I)yrinic acid a,c-diamide adenosyltransferase — MGHRLSRIYTRTGDDGTTGLGDGQRVAKDDARVASYGTVDEANAALGLLLATALPEDVRALVVHLQHQLFDLGAELCIPGHAAIHAADISALEQQLDHYNASLPMLKEFILPAGGEAAARCHLARTIVRRAERETVTLARHDAVRSEALQYLNRLSDLLFVLARVLARADGHGEALWQPQQRQR; from the coding sequence ATGGGTCATCGCCTCTCGCGCATCTATACCCGCACCGGCGACGACGGCACTACCGGCCTTGGCGACGGCCAGCGCGTCGCCAAGGACGACGCCCGCGTGGCGTCCTACGGCACCGTCGATGAAGCCAATGCCGCGCTCGGCCTGCTGCTGGCCACGGCGCTGCCGGAGGATGTCCGCGCGCTGGTGGTGCATCTGCAGCACCAGCTGTTCGACTTGGGCGCCGAACTGTGCATCCCCGGCCACGCCGCGATCCACGCCGCCGATATCTCGGCACTGGAACAGCAGCTGGACCACTACAACGCCAGCCTGCCGATGTTGAAGGAGTTCATCCTGCCGGCCGGTGGCGAGGCCGCCGCACGCTGCCATCTGGCCCGCACCATCGTCCGCCGCGCCGAGCGCGAGACGGTCACCCTGGCCCGACACGACGCCGTGCGCAGCGAGGCGCTGCAGTACCTCAACCGGCTGTCGGACCTGTTGTTCGTGTTGGCCCGGGTACTGGCCCGCGCCGATGGCCATGGCGAAGCGCTGTGGCAGCCACAGCAGCGCCAGCGCTGA
- the ubiH gene encoding 2-octaprenyl-6-methoxyphenyl hydroxylase, whose protein sequence is MSERHDVLIVGGGLVGASLAIALDRLGRDVGLLEASPAGELPAVFDQRNLSFAAATVNALTALGVMQKLSMAPGPIRRIHVSRAGDFGRVQLEASDYDRPWFGQVVVARDFGQALEARLQELPRLRRYRPMRFLGLGEVVGGYRQVRVADETGERVLLARLVVGADGTTSGVRGALGIEVDRHDFQQTLFVARVRSQRAPDGTAWERFTDTGPTALLPRGDRHFGTVHGVARDQADAVMALDDVAWLQRLQDAIGWRAGRLLESGPRSAYPLIQVLARALAGERTVLLGNAAQTIHPLGAQGFNLGLRDALTLAELLEDAHEDAGSDALLQAYVARREEDRRQTVAFSGGLARLTSNPAPLMRPLRSLGLVAAQRASVQSMLVGGAMGFRGEVPRLCRGEAA, encoded by the coding sequence ATGAGTGAACGACATGACGTGCTGATCGTCGGTGGTGGCCTGGTCGGTGCCAGTCTGGCCATCGCCCTGGACCGGTTGGGCCGCGATGTGGGCCTGCTCGAGGCCAGCCCGGCCGGCGAGCTGCCGGCGGTGTTCGACCAGCGCAACCTCAGTTTCGCCGCTGCCACCGTCAACGCGCTGACCGCGCTGGGGGTCATGCAGAAGCTGTCGATGGCGCCGGGCCCGATCCGCCGCATCCACGTCAGCCGTGCCGGCGATTTCGGCCGCGTGCAGCTGGAGGCTTCCGACTACGACCGGCCGTGGTTCGGCCAGGTGGTGGTGGCGCGGGACTTCGGCCAGGCGCTGGAAGCGCGGCTGCAGGAGCTGCCGCGGCTGCGGCGCTACCGGCCGATGCGGTTCCTGGGCCTGGGCGAGGTGGTCGGCGGCTACCGCCAGGTGCGCGTGGCCGACGAGACCGGCGAGCGCGTGCTGCTGGCACGGCTGGTGGTGGGTGCCGATGGCACAACCAGCGGCGTGCGCGGCGCGTTGGGCATCGAGGTCGACCGCCATGATTTCCAGCAGACCCTGTTCGTAGCCCGCGTGCGCAGCCAGCGTGCGCCGGATGGCACCGCCTGGGAGCGTTTCACCGATACCGGCCCGACCGCCCTGCTACCGCGTGGCGATCGCCACTTCGGAACCGTGCATGGCGTGGCGCGGGACCAGGCTGATGCGGTGATGGCGCTGGACGATGTGGCCTGGTTGCAGCGCCTGCAGGATGCGATCGGCTGGCGTGCCGGTCGCCTGCTCGAATCCGGTCCGCGCAGCGCGTACCCGCTCATCCAGGTGCTGGCGCGCGCGTTGGCCGGTGAACGCACGGTGCTGCTTGGCAATGCCGCGCAGACCATCCATCCGCTGGGCGCACAGGGCTTCAACCTGGGCCTGCGCGATGCGCTGACCCTGGCCGAACTGTTGGAGGATGCGCATGAGGATGCCGGCAGCGATGCGCTGCTGCAGGCCTATGTCGCGCGCCGCGAAGAGGACCGCCGGCAGACGGTGGCGTTCTCCGGTGGGCTGGCGCGCCTGACCAGCAACCCGGCGCCGCTGATGCGGCCGCTGCGCAGTCTCGGCCTGGTGGCCGCGCAGCGCGCGTCGGTGCAATCGATGCTGGTCGGTGGCGCAATGGGCTTCCGTGGCGAAGTGCCGCGGCTGTGCCGTGGAGAAGCCGCATGA
- a CDS encoding UbiH/UbiF family hydroxylase — protein MSRRARLDVAIVGGGVVGAACALALADAGLSVALVEGREPAPWQAAQPDLRVFAFAADNVQLLNRLGVWPAIAQARAWPYRRMQVWDAAGGEDLLFDADRFGRRELGYIVENGLLQDRLWSALPAAGVQLHCPARVDALEQDEEGVRLRLDDGRRLEAALAVAADGAESTLRQLAGIEVERHDYHQRGVVAYVDSDLPNQATAWQRFLPSGPLALLPVAERRSSIVWTLPEDEAARVLALDEDSFNRELTRAFAARLGELRLASPRAAFPLRRQLARHYVAGRVLALGDAAHVVHPLAGQGVNLGLRDVAALQQWLAPSAERRGQPRLSPQRLQRWARERRSDNHIAAYSFDAINRLFSNDEMHLTLARGRALGCVGKWPPLVQAFWKRAAGV, from the coding sequence ATGAGCCGGCGTGCGCGCCTGGACGTGGCCATCGTCGGGGGCGGCGTGGTCGGTGCCGCCTGTGCGCTGGCGCTGGCCGATGCCGGTCTGTCGGTTGCGCTGGTGGAGGGCCGCGAGCCGGCGCCGTGGCAGGCCGCACAGCCCGACCTGCGCGTATTCGCCTTCGCCGCTGACAACGTGCAGCTGTTGAACCGCCTCGGCGTGTGGCCGGCGATCGCGCAGGCCCGCGCCTGGCCCTACCGGCGCATGCAGGTGTGGGATGCGGCGGGTGGTGAGGATCTGCTGTTCGACGCCGATCGCTTCGGTCGGCGCGAGCTGGGCTACATCGTCGAGAACGGCCTGCTGCAGGACCGCCTGTGGTCGGCACTGCCGGCGGCGGGTGTGCAGCTGCACTGCCCGGCACGGGTGGACGCGCTGGAGCAGGACGAGGAAGGCGTGCGCCTGCGCCTGGATGACGGGCGCCGCCTGGAAGCGGCGTTGGCGGTGGCCGCCGACGGCGCCGAATCGACCCTGCGCCAGCTGGCCGGGATCGAGGTCGAGCGCCACGACTACCACCAGCGTGGCGTGGTGGCCTACGTGGACAGCGATCTTCCCAACCAGGCCACGGCCTGGCAGCGCTTCCTGCCGAGCGGGCCACTGGCGCTGCTGCCGGTGGCCGAGCGCCGCAGTTCGATCGTCTGGACCCTGCCCGAGGACGAGGCGGCACGTGTGCTCGCGCTGGACGAGGACAGCTTCAACCGTGAACTGACCCGCGCCTTCGCTGCACGCCTGGGTGAACTGCGGCTGGCATCACCGCGTGCGGCATTCCCACTGCGCCGCCAGCTGGCCCGCCACTACGTGGCCGGACGCGTGCTGGCGTTGGGCGATGCCGCGCACGTGGTGCATCCGCTGGCCGGGCAGGGCGTGAACCTGGGGCTACGTGATGTCGCCGCCCTGCAGCAGTGGCTGGCGCCATCGGCGGAGCGCCGTGGCCAGCCGCGGCTGTCGCCGCAGCGCCTGCAGCGCTGGGCACGCGAACGGCGCAGCGACAACCACATCGCCGCTTACAGCTTCGATGCGATCAACCGCCTGTTCTCCAACGACGAAATGCACCTGACCCTGGCCCGTGGACGCGCGCTGGGCTGTGTCGGCAAATGGCCGCCGCTGGTGCAGGCGTTCTGGAAGCGCGCCGCCGGCGTCTAA
- a CDS encoding EF-hand domain-containing protein codes for MNIPRSAVLLAILLASVPAMAQHGPSMPAQSQPLGPTGGAIRQQPLDAGRVSGSVEIPQPAGEAQVTVRSLEPSSVVGQYRIHFSDLDVNNDGFISREEAQANPALADEFNSLDRRHRGKLDRADLVGWLVD; via the coding sequence ATGAACATTCCACGCTCCGCCGTGCTGTTGGCCATCCTGCTGGCTTCGGTACCGGCCATGGCCCAGCACGGCCCGTCCATGCCGGCGCAGAGCCAGCCACTGGGCCCGACCGGCGGCGCGATCCGCCAGCAACCACTGGATGCCGGACGGGTCAGCGGCAGCGTCGAGATTCCGCAGCCGGCCGGCGAGGCACAGGTGACCGTGCGTTCGCTGGAACCCAGCAGCGTGGTCGGTCAGTACCGCATCCACTTCAGCGACCTCGACGTGAACAACGATGGCTTCATCAGCCGCGAGGAAGCACAGGCCAACCCGGCGCTGGCCGATGAATTCAATTCGCTGGACCGCAGGCATCGCGGCAAGCTGGACCGCGCCGACCTGGTTGGATGGCTGGTTGATTGA
- the rlmM gene encoding 23S rRNA (cytidine(2498)-2'-O)-methyltransferase RlmM — translation MAHVTETGIGLLCLCRQGFEPELAGELQFRAGEAGFAGYARTQRNDGYVLFMCDEAAALAPRLRWRELIFARQKLVVLAELPQLDPSDRITPMLEVLADAPRFGDLWVEHPDSDAGKPLSGLARAFGNALRPALRKAGKLSDKPNNRLPRLHVVFVDGTHAFVCVADPADSAPWALGIPRLKLLPEAPSRSALKLDEALLTLLTPEEREALAKPGMRAADLGAAPGGWTWVLTRQHMHVLSIDNGPLRQHVLDTGLVEHLRADGFHWHPEQPLDWMVCDMVEQPRRVAERMATWFREGWCRHAIFNLKLPMKKRWDETRLCLDLFQDQAGKPLVVRAKQLYHDREEITVLASPLR, via the coding sequence ATGGCGCACGTTACTGAAACCGGCATCGGCCTGCTGTGCCTGTGCCGGCAGGGCTTCGAGCCCGAGCTGGCCGGCGAGCTGCAGTTCCGCGCCGGCGAAGCCGGTTTCGCCGGTTATGCGCGCACCCAGCGCAATGATGGCTACGTGCTTTTCATGTGCGACGAGGCCGCTGCGCTGGCGCCGCGCCTGCGCTGGCGCGAGCTGATCTTCGCGCGGCAGAAGCTGGTGGTGCTGGCCGAGCTGCCGCAGCTGGATCCGAGCGACCGCATCACCCCGATGCTGGAGGTGTTGGCCGATGCGCCGCGCTTCGGCGACCTGTGGGTGGAACATCCCGATTCGGACGCCGGCAAGCCGCTGTCCGGGCTGGCCCGCGCCTTCGGCAATGCGCTGCGCCCGGCGCTGCGCAAGGCCGGCAAGCTCAGCGACAAGCCAAACAACCGCCTGCCGCGCCTGCACGTCGTGTTCGTCGACGGCACCCACGCCTTCGTCTGCGTGGCCGATCCGGCCGACAGCGCACCGTGGGCACTGGGCATCCCGCGCCTGAAGCTGCTGCCCGAGGCCCCCTCGCGTTCGGCACTGAAGCTGGACGAGGCGCTGTTGACCCTGCTGACGCCGGAAGAACGCGAGGCGCTGGCCAAGCCCGGCATGCGCGCGGCTGACCTCGGCGCCGCACCCGGTGGCTGGACCTGGGTACTGACCCGCCAGCACATGCACGTGCTGAGCATCGACAATGGTCCGCTGCGCCAGCACGTGCTGGACACCGGGCTGGTCGAGCACCTGCGCGCCGATGGCTTCCACTGGCACCCGGAACAGCCGCTGGACTGGATGGTCTGCGACATGGTCGAGCAGCCGCGCCGCGTGGCCGAACGCATGGCCACCTGGTTCCGCGAAGGCTGGTGCAGGCACGCGATCTTCAATCTGAAGCTGCCGATGAAGAAGCGCTGGGACGAGACCCGGCTGTGCCTGGACCTGTTCCAGGACCAGGCCGGCAAGCCGCTGGTGGTGCGCGCCAAACAGCTCTATCACGACCGTGAAGAGATCACTGTGCTGGCCTCGCCGCTGCGCTGA
- a CDS encoding nucleoside deaminase: MLYAQVHLTLPAWIHDQIDLDRRYPGDEAKVALAIELSRLNVEHASGGPFGAVVFGPDDKVIAAGVNRVMPHATSLAHAENMAYMLAQQRLQTPRLNAVLSPVTLATSSQPCCQCYGATVWAGIDRLLIGANSADVEELTPFDEGPLPADWVGELSKRGIEVVQGLNRDAARSVLRAYGESDGARY; the protein is encoded by the coding sequence ATGCTGTACGCGCAAGTCCACCTGACCCTTCCCGCCTGGATCCACGACCAGATCGACCTGGATCGTCGATATCCGGGCGACGAGGCCAAGGTCGCGCTGGCGATCGAGCTGTCGCGGCTGAACGTCGAACACGCCAGTGGCGGCCCGTTCGGCGCCGTGGTGTTCGGCCCGGACGACAAGGTCATCGCCGCCGGCGTGAACCGGGTGATGCCGCACGCGACCTCGCTGGCGCACGCCGAGAACATGGCCTACATGCTGGCCCAGCAGCGCCTGCAGACCCCGCGCCTGAACGCGGTGCTGTCGCCGGTCACCCTGGCCACCAGCTCGCAACCGTGCTGCCAGTGCTACGGCGCCACCGTGTGGGCCGGCATCGACCGCCTGCTGATCGGTGCCAACTCGGCCGACGTAGAAGAGCTGACCCCGTTCGATGAAGGCCCGCTGCCGGCCGACTGGGTGGGCGAGCTCAGCAAGCGTGGCATCGAGGTGGTGCAGGGCCTGAACCGCGACGCCGCGCGCAGCGTGCTGCGTGCCTATGGGGAAAGCGATGGCGCACGTTACTGA
- a CDS encoding DUF6348 family protein: MTTSATALLPLLHQALQDAGTASRIDGSALLLDSGLRLTPHAMAAHARDNGGWQTSTVIEAQHPVLFADGLFEYQHANGADEQASLLSGFQAWARVDLVTLQTAIGAEGAQGLPMMGLTYPAGDDGEEHQRTVVLGPLAHYRAQEVDASTCSEDDHGSCPCCLFTRSMEAFDELLKARHFLAIRLFASRDADGLCEADCRVNGHDFAAALPLLRAYAASWPQAGLEFRKQYVVIRTGAPG; this comes from the coding sequence ATGACCACGAGCGCCACCGCCCTCCTCCCACTGCTGCACCAGGCCCTGCAGGATGCCGGCACCGCCAGCCGCATCGACGGCAGCGCGCTGTTGCTGGACAGCGGCCTGCGCCTGACTCCGCATGCGATGGCCGCGCACGCGCGCGACAACGGCGGCTGGCAGACCTCCACAGTCATCGAGGCCCAGCATCCGGTGTTGTTCGCCGACGGCCTGTTCGAGTACCAGCACGCCAACGGTGCCGATGAGCAGGCATCGCTGCTGTCCGGCTTCCAGGCCTGGGCCCGGGTGGACCTGGTGACCCTGCAGACTGCGATCGGCGCCGAAGGCGCTCAGGGCCTGCCGATGATGGGCCTGACCTATCCGGCCGGCGACGATGGCGAGGAACACCAGCGCACCGTGGTGCTGGGGCCGTTGGCACACTACCGCGCGCAGGAAGTGGATGCGTCCACCTGCAGCGAGGACGACCATGGTTCCTGCCCCTGCTGCCTGTTCACCCGCAGCATGGAGGCCTTCGATGAGCTGCTTAAAGCCCGCCACTTCCTCGCCATCCGCCTGTTCGCCTCGCGCGATGCCGATGGACTGTGCGAGGCCGATTGCCGGGTCAATGGCCACGACTTCGCTGCCGCCCTGCCCCTGCTGCGCGCCTATGCCGCCAGCTGGCCGCAGGCCGGGCTGGAATTCCGCAAGCAGTACGTGGTGATCCGTACCGGCGCGCCGGGCTGA
- a CDS encoding glutamine--tRNA ligase/YqeY domain fusion protein, whose amino-acid sequence MSEHTPASPETPADSHEKRDFIRQIVREDLASGKHQAIKTRFPPEPNGYLHIGHAKSICLNFGIAGEFSGVCNLRFDDTNPAKEDPEYVAAIQDDVRWLGFSWNELRHASDYFQTYYLAAEKLIEQGKAYVCDLSAEEVRAYRGTLTEPGRPSPWRDRSVEENLDLFRRMRAGEFPDGARTLRAKIDMASGNINLRDPALYRIKHVEHQNTGNAWPIYPMYDFAHALGDSIEGITHSLCTLEFEDHRPLYDWCVDNVDFAHDDALTQPLVDAGLPREAAKPRQIEFSRLNINYTVMSKRKLMALVTEQLVDGWEDPRMPTLQGLRRRGYTPAAMRLFAERVGISKQNSLIDFSVLEGALREDLDSAAPRRMAVVDPVKLVLTNLPEGHEEQLTFSNHPKDESFGSREVPFAREVWIDREDFAEVPPKGWKRLVPGGEVRLRGAGIIRCDEVIKDADGTITELRGWLDPESRPGMEGANRKVKGTIHWVSAVHGVPAEIRLYDRLFSVPNPDDESEGKTYRDYLNPESRRTVTGYVEPAAASAAPEQSFQFERTGYFVADRRDHTEAKPVFNRSVTLRDTWSA is encoded by the coding sequence ATGTCCGAGCACACCCCCGCCAGCCCCGAGACCCCCGCCGACAGCCACGAAAAGCGCGATTTCATCCGCCAGATCGTGCGCGAGGACCTGGCCAGCGGAAAGCACCAGGCGATCAAGACCCGCTTCCCGCCGGAGCCGAACGGCTATCTGCACATCGGTCATGCCAAGTCGATCTGCCTGAACTTCGGCATCGCCGGTGAGTTCAGCGGTGTCTGCAACCTGCGCTTCGACGACACCAACCCGGCCAAGGAAGATCCGGAGTACGTGGCCGCGATCCAGGACGACGTGCGCTGGCTGGGCTTCAGCTGGAACGAGCTGCGCCACGCCTCGGACTACTTCCAGACCTATTACCTGGCCGCCGAGAAGCTGATCGAACAGGGCAAGGCCTACGTCTGCGACCTGTCGGCCGAGGAAGTGCGCGCCTACCGCGGCACCCTGACCGAACCGGGCCGTCCGTCGCCGTGGCGCGACCGCAGCGTCGAGGAGAACCTCGACCTGTTCCGCCGCATGCGCGCCGGTGAATTCCCGGATGGCGCGCGCACCCTGCGTGCGAAGATCGACATGGCCAGCGGCAACATCAACCTGCGCGATCCGGCCCTGTACCGCATCAAGCACGTCGAACACCAGAACACCGGCAACGCGTGGCCGATCTACCCGATGTACGACTTCGCCCATGCACTGGGTGATTCGATCGAGGGCATCACCCACTCGCTGTGCACGCTGGAATTCGAAGACCACCGCCCGCTGTACGACTGGTGCGTGGACAACGTCGATTTCGCCCATGACGACGCGCTGACCCAGCCGCTGGTCGATGCCGGCCTGCCGCGCGAAGCGGCCAAGCCGCGCCAGATCGAGTTCTCGCGCCTGAACATCAACTACACGGTGATGAGCAAGCGCAAGCTGATGGCGCTGGTCACCGAACAGCTGGTGGACGGCTGGGAAGACCCGCGCATGCCGACCCTGCAGGGCCTGCGCCGCCGTGGCTACACCCCGGCCGCGATGCGCCTGTTCGCCGAGCGCGTGGGCATCAGCAAGCAGAATTCGCTGATCGACTTCAGCGTGCTGGAAGGCGCGCTGCGCGAAGACCTGGACAGCGCCGCACCGCGCCGCATGGCGGTGGTCGATCCGGTCAAGCTGGTACTGACCAACCTGCCGGAAGGCCACGAAGAACAGCTGACCTTCAGCAACCACCCGAAGGACGAGAGCTTCGGCAGCCGCGAAGTGCCGTTCGCACGTGAAGTGTGGATCGACCGCGAGGACTTCGCCGAAGTGCCGCCGAAGGGCTGGAAGCGCCTGGTCCCGGGTGGCGAAGTGCGCCTGCGCGGCGCCGGCATCATCCGCTGCGACGAAGTGATCAAGGATGCCGACGGCACCATCACCGAGCTGCGCGGCTGGCTGGATCCGGAATCGCGTCCGGGCATGGAAGGCGCCAACCGCAAGGTCAAGGGCACCATCCACTGGGTCAGCGCCGTGCACGGCGTGCCGGCCGAGATCCGCCTGTACGACCGCCTGTTCTCGGTACCGAACCCGGACGACGAGTCGGAAGGCAAGACCTACCGCGATTACCTCAACCCGGAATCGCGCCGCACCGTCACCGGCTATGTCGAGCCGGCCGCGGCCAGCGCGGCGCCGGAGCAGTCGTTCCAGTTCGAGCGTACCGGCTACTTCGTCGCCGACCGCCGCGACCACACCGAAGCCAAGCCGGTGTTCAACCGCAGCGTGACCCTGCGCGACACCTGGTCGGCCTGA
- a CDS encoding DUF2007 domain-containing protein, translating to MHIVYKADNLFDAHLVKHALEDAGIPAFVFGESLLGGMGELPLFGVLRVGIPDAARPQAEDIVAALDLGHAPDAPISDADDIAGLPA from the coding sequence ATGCACATCGTGTACAAGGCCGACAACCTGTTCGACGCCCATCTGGTCAAGCACGCGCTGGAAGATGCCGGCATTCCCGCCTTCGTGTTCGGCGAGTCGTTGCTGGGTGGCATGGGGGAATTGCCGCTGTTTGGAGTGCTGCGTGTGGGCATCCCCGATGCGGCGCGGCCACAGGCGGAGGACATCGTGGCAGCACTGGACTTGGGCCACGCGCCGGACGCCCCCATTTCCGATGCAGACGACATAGCCGGACTTCCGGCGTAG
- the msrA gene encoding peptide-methionine (S)-S-oxide reductase MsrA codes for MLGIGAFKQRLPRPEEALPGREQPLPLHSNQHFVNSHPLKDRFAGLQQIRFALGCFWGAERKFWTEPGVYSTSVGYAGGITPNPTYEEVCSGLTGHTEVVQVVFDPAVVSLERLLQLFWESHDPTQGMRQGNDTGTQYRSAIHATDEAQYAAALASREAYQAQLDAAGYGPITTEIVYPAPEYYYAEDYHQQYLAKNPNGYCGIGGTGVSCPIGLDVEAPR; via the coding sequence ATCCTCGGCATCGGCGCCTTCAAGCAGCGCCTGCCGCGCCCGGAAGAAGCACTGCCGGGGCGCGAGCAACCGCTGCCGCTGCACAGCAACCAGCACTTCGTGAACAGCCATCCGCTGAAGGACCGTTTCGCCGGCCTGCAGCAGATCCGCTTCGCGCTGGGCTGCTTCTGGGGCGCCGAGCGCAAGTTCTGGACCGAACCGGGCGTGTACAGCACCTCGGTCGGCTATGCCGGCGGCATCACCCCGAACCCGACCTATGAAGAGGTCTGCTCGGGGCTGACCGGCCACACCGAAGTGGTGCAGGTGGTGTTCGACCCGGCGGTGGTAAGCCTGGAGCGGCTGCTGCAGCTGTTCTGGGAAAGCCACGACCCGACCCAGGGCATGCGCCAGGGCAACGACACCGGCACCCAGTACCGCTCGGCGATCCACGCCACCGACGAGGCGCAGTACGCCGCCGCGCTGGCCAGCCGCGAGGCTTACCAGGCGCAGCTGGATGCAGCCGGCTACGGCCCGATCACCACCGAGATCGTGTACCCGGCGCCGGAGTACTACTACGCCGAGGACTATCACCAGCAGTACCTGGCGAAGAATCCGAACGGTTACTGCGGCATCGGCGGCACCGGGGTGAGCTGCCCAATCGGGTTGGATGTGGAGGCGCCGCGCTGA
- a CDS encoding transaldolase yields the protein MSTPSKLSQLRELSVVVADTGDYEAIKRLQPVDCTTNPTLVKKALDLPVYAELIERELAWGRQQGGDRETVVHAVADRLTIGVGALLSTLVPGRVSTEVDADQAHDTAATVAKARQFIQMYADAGVPREKILIKIAATWEGVEAARILQAEGIDCNLTLIFNPTQALACSEAGAFLISPFVGRILDWYVANGQAPANIDEDPGVKFVRGVYAEFKRRGSPTVVMGASFRSTAQIEALAGCDRLTISPDLLEKLDADHGELPRKLVAGAADGVAVTPIDAAKFAADLAADPMATEKLATGIDAFAKDLQALRERIRSEL from the coding sequence ATGAGTACCCCGTCCAAACTGTCCCAGCTGCGCGAACTGTCCGTGGTCGTTGCCGATACCGGTGACTACGAGGCGATCAAGCGCCTGCAGCCGGTGGACTGCACCACCAACCCGACCCTGGTGAAAAAGGCGCTGGACCTGCCGGTCTACGCCGAGCTGATCGAACGCGAACTGGCCTGGGGCCGCCAGCAGGGTGGCGACCGCGAGACCGTGGTGCACGCCGTGGCAGACCGCCTGACCATCGGCGTCGGCGCACTGCTGAGCACGCTGGTGCCGGGCCGCGTGTCCACCGAAGTGGATGCCGACCAGGCCCACGACACCGCTGCCACCGTGGCCAAGGCCCGCCAGTTCATCCAGATGTACGCCGACGCCGGCGTGCCGCGCGAGAAGATCCTGATCAAGATCGCCGCCACCTGGGAAGGCGTGGAAGCCGCGCGCATCCTGCAGGCCGAAGGCATCGACTGCAACCTGACCCTGATCTTCAACCCGACCCAGGCGCTGGCCTGCAGCGAAGCCGGCGCGTTCCTGATCTCGCCGTTCGTCGGCCGTATCCTCGATTGGTACGTGGCCAACGGCCAGGCCCCGGCCAACATCGACGAAGACCCGGGCGTGAAGTTCGTGCGCGGCGTGTACGCCGAATTCAAGCGCCGCGGTTCGCCGACGGTGGTGATGGGCGCCTCGTTCCGTTCGACCGCGCAGATCGAAGCGCTGGCCGGCTGCGACCGCCTGACGATTTCGCCGGACCTGCTGGAGAAGCTGGACGCCGACCACGGCGAGCTGCCGCGCAAGCTGGTGGCCGGTGCCGCCGACGGCGTGGCGGTGACCCCGATCGATGCGGCGAAGTTTGCAGCGGATCTGGCGGCCGATCCGATGGCCACCGAGAAACTGGCGACCGGTATCGATGCGTTTGCCAAGGATCTGCAGGCGCTGCGCGAGCGCATTCGTTCGGAACTGTGA
- the rnk gene encoding nucleoside diphosphate kinase regulator → MNTASGLPPSITVSTFDMDRLDAMLESPALSQTPAALALAEELNRATVLAPDQIPEGIVMMHSRVECEDEVSGEKHVLTLVFPREANVDEGKVSVLAPVGSALLGLAIGQSIDWNAPGGRKLRLRVTAVHNDRP, encoded by the coding sequence ATGAACACCGCCAGCGGCCTGCCGCCGTCGATCACCGTTTCCACCTTCGACATGGACCGCCTGGACGCCATGCTCGAATCCCCTGCGCTGAGCCAGACGCCTGCCGCGCTCGCGCTTGCTGAAGAACTCAACCGGGCCACCGTGCTGGCACCGGACCAGATTCCCGAAGGCATCGTCATGATGCATTCGCGCGTGGAGTGCGAAGATGAGGTGTCGGGCGAAAAGCACGTCCTGACCCTGGTCTTCCCCCGCGAAGCCAACGTCGATGAAGGCAAGGTTTCCGTGCTGGCCCCGGTCGGCAGTGCCCTGCTCGGCCTGGCCATCGGCCAGAGCATCGACTGGAACGCGCCCGGCGGCCGCAAGCTGCGCCTGCGCGTGACCGCGGTCCACAACGACCGCCCCTGA